The proteins below are encoded in one region of Clostridium fermenticellae:
- a CDS encoding sulfide-dependent adenosine diphosphate thiazole synthase, which translates to MYLEDTKISKAIIDTYKDKLEDILYSDVIIVGGGPSGLVAAAYLAEAGVKTTIIERSLSIGGGMWGGGMMMNQIVIQESARSILDDFNVNYKKYEENYYTVDSIECVSALTLKAVKAGAKILNLISVEDVIEKDNCIAGLVINWAAVEKTKMPIDPIMIESKYILDATGHDASIVNKLVAKQGNVLNTENGSFVGEKTMWADRGEDQVVKNTGEVYPGLYVSGMAANATLGGQRMGPVFGGMLLSGQKAAKQLIEKLHAAK; encoded by the coding sequence ATGTACTTAGAAGACACCAAAATTTCAAAAGCTATTATTGATACTTACAAGGATAAACTTGAAGACATATTATATTCAGATGTAATCATCGTCGGAGGAGGTCCATCAGGTTTGGTAGCTGCAGCTTACCTTGCTGAAGCCGGAGTTAAGACAACCATTATAGAGCGTAGTCTCAGTATTGGAGGCGGCATGTGGGGAGGTGGCATGATGATGAATCAAATTGTAATTCAGGAAAGTGCCCGAAGCATTCTGGACGACTTTAACGTTAATTATAAAAAATATGAAGAAAACTATTATACAGTTGATTCTATAGAATGTGTTTCTGCGCTAACTCTAAAAGCAGTTAAAGCTGGAGCTAAAATATTAAACTTAATATCCGTAGAAGACGTAATAGAAAAGGATAATTGCATTGCAGGACTTGTAATTAACTGGGCTGCCGTTGAAAAAACAAAAATGCCTATTGATCCAATAATGATAGAATCAAAATATATACTTGATGCCACAGGTCATGATGCATCAATAGTGAATAAACTTGTAGCTAAACAAGGAAACGTTTTAAATACCGAAAACGGAAGTTTTGTGGGAGAAAAAACAATGTGGGCAGATCGTGGTGAAGATCAGGTCGTTAAAAACACTGGTGAAGTATATCCAGGACTATATGTATCCGGTATGGCTGCTAATGCCACTTTAGGCGGACAGAGAATGGGTCCGGTTTTTGGAGGTATGCTTCTTTCAGGTCAGAAAGCTGCTAAACAATTAATAGAAAAATTGCATGCAGCAAAATAA
- a CDS encoding aldo/keto reductase, translating into MKTVKLGKTGLIVSKNGFGALPIQRISKKNAVYLLQKAFYNGINYFDTARAYSDSEEKIGAAFSYIRDKIIISTKTAAQNADEFWKDLEQSLKNLQTNYIDIYQFHNPSFCPKPGDKSGLYDAMLEAKKQGKIRFIGITNHRMTVAKEAISSKLYDTLQFPFSYLGGESDIEIVNLCKENNMGFIAMKALSGGLITDSAAAYAYLSQFNHVAPIWGIQRENELDEFLSYNDNPPIFTDNMKKQIEHDRKELSGDFCRGCGYCMPCPAGIQINDCARMSLLLRRAPKDDYLTKEWQEEMKKIEGCLHCNNCMSKCPYKLNTPELLKKNYEDYKTFL; encoded by the coding sequence ATGAAAACAGTAAAGTTAGGTAAAACAGGATTAATTGTAAGTAAAAATGGATTTGGAGCACTTCCGATACAACGTATTTCAAAAAAGAACGCTGTTTATTTATTACAAAAGGCATTTTATAATGGAATCAATTATTTTGATACTGCAAGAGCATATTCAGATAGTGAAGAAAAAATAGGAGCTGCGTTTTCTTACATAAGAGATAAGATTATTATAAGCACTAAAACAGCGGCACAAAATGCTGATGAATTCTGGAAAGATTTAGAACAAAGCTTGAAGAATTTACAGACGAATTATATTGATATTTATCAGTTTCATAATCCATCATTTTGTCCAAAGCCTGGAGATAAATCTGGACTTTATGATGCAATGCTTGAGGCAAAGAAACAGGGTAAAATACGATTTATAGGAATTACGAATCATAGGATGACTGTCGCAAAAGAAGCTATATCATCAAAACTATATGATACACTCCAATTTCCTTTTTCGTATCTTGGAGGGGAATCAGATATAGAAATAGTTAATTTGTGTAAGGAAAATAATATGGGATTTATCGCAATGAAGGCACTATCCGGTGGGTTAATTACAGATTCAGCTGCTGCATATGCATATCTTTCACAGTTTAATCATGTTGCGCCTATTTGGGGAATTCAACGTGAAAATGAACTTGATGAATTTTTATCTTATAATGACAATCCACCAATTTTTACGGATAATATGAAAAAACAGATTGAACATGATAGAAAAGAATTATCCGGAGACTTTTGCCGTGGATGTGGATACTGTATGCCATGTCCGGCTGGAATTCAAATTAATGATTGCGCAAGAATGAGTCTTCTTCTCCGTCGTGCACCGAAGGATGATTACCTTACTAAGGAGTGGCAGGAAGAAATGAAAAAGATTGAAGGGTGTCTTCATTGTAATAACTGTATGAGCAAGTGCCCGTATAAATTAAATACTCCAGAGCTTTTAAAAAAGAATTATGAAGATTACAAAACCTTTTTATAG
- a CDS encoding manganese catalase family protein — translation MWSYEKRLQYSVKIKNPDPKMAKIIITQYGGPDGELGASLRYLSQRFSMLTPQAIATLNDIGTEELAHLEMIGAMFHQLVDGASLEEIRKAGLDAYYADHGKGVYPSSASGDPFTAACIQSEGDPIIDLTEDLAAEQKARGTYEYLLNFAEDPDVIEPLKFLREREIVHYQRFGEALRIVQEYLQEPKLFIMPKTKFTK, via the coding sequence ATGTGGTCATATGAAAAAAGGTTACAATATTCAGTTAAAATAAAAAATCCTGATCCTAAAATGGCAAAAATAATTATTACTCAATATGGCGGACCTGATGGAGAACTTGGAGCGTCACTAAGATATCTCAGTCAGAGATTTTCGATGCTGACACCTCAGGCTATTGCAACCTTAAATGATATAGGAACAGAGGAACTTGCACATCTTGAGATGATTGGAGCAATGTTTCATCAGCTTGTAGACGGAGCAAGCCTTGAGGAGATTAGAAAAGCAGGTCTTGATGCTTATTATGCAGATCATGGAAAGGGAGTTTATCCTTCAAGTGCTTCTGGAGATCCATTTACTGCGGCTTGTATTCAATCAGAAGGAGATCCAATAATAGACTTAACTGAAGATTTGGCTGCAGAACAAAAAGCCAGAGGAACGTATGAATATCTTCTTAATTTTGCTGAAGATCCAGATGTAATAGAACCATTGAAATTCTTGAGGGAAAGAGAAATTGTTCATTACCAGAGATTTGGAGAGGCTCTTAGAATAGTTCAGGAGTATTTACAGGAACCTAAGTTATTTATTATGCCTAAAACGAAATTTACTAAATAA
- a CDS encoding spore coat protein CotJB encodes MSDKVNKKELLKQISAVDFVLVDLHLYLNTHPSDCDAISKYNSISVEANRLKQNYEKYFGPLAYGAYSECPWQWMDEPWPWEYEANFRL; translated from the coding sequence GTGAGTGATAAAGTAAATAAAAAAGAGCTTTTAAAACAAATTAGTGCTGTGGATTTTGTGCTTGTAGATCTCCATTTGTATTTAAATACTCATCCGAGTGATTGTGATGCCATTTCAAAATACAATTCAATTTCAGTTGAGGCAAACAGACTAAAACAAAATTACGAAAAGTACTTTGGGCCTTTAGCGTACGGGGCTTATAGCGAGTGCCCATGGCAGTGGATGGATGAACCCTGGCCTTGGGAATATGAAGCCAACTTTAGGCTTTAA
- a CDS encoding spore coat associated protein CotJA, whose translation MTKGVKLENQNVRSSQDKCIPQETTIRNVRLAAAYVPYQKLCTILCPIEALKHGTAFLELYSPYEGKDKQMNKAEKDKWGDCCE comes from the coding sequence ATGACAAAGGGTGTAAAACTAGAAAATCAGAATGTAAGGTCATCACAGGATAAATGTATCCCACAAGAGACAACAATAAGAAATGTAAGATTAGCAGCTGCATATGTACCTTACCAAAAATTATGTACAATTCTATGCCCGATTGAGGCTCTCAAACATGGAACTGCATTTCTAGAACTTTATAGTCCTTATGAAGGAAAAGACAAACAAATGAATAAAGCTGAAAAAGATAAATGGGGTGATTGCTGTGAGTGA
- a CDS encoding pyridoxal phosphate-dependent aminotransferase, whose protein sequence is MISKEMYELGSKKSTIRAIAEYAEKQAKVVGKENIYDFSLGNPNVPAPEYIKETIIDILNNEDSCSVHGYTAAYGDPESRELVAKSLNKRFGTNFSGKNLFMTAGAAASISICFKALGERDDEFIAFAPYFPEYKCFVESTGSKFVAVKANVSDFQINFSEFDKRINEHTKAVIVNSPNNPSGAVYSEKTIIKLADILKQKEKEYNHPIFLISDEPYREIAYDNVEVPYLPKYYDNTLVCYSYSKSFSLPGERIGYIVVPNEIIDFDVIFAAIAGAARVLTHVNAPSLFQKVVARCAGLPSDISTYENNKDILYNGLIEAGFSCVKPDGAFYLFPKSLEADDEAFCEKAKKYNLLLVPGKDFGCPGHFRAAYCIKTSTIEKSIPLFKKLAEEYK, encoded by the coding sequence ATGATTTCAAAAGAAATGTATGAATTAGGCAGTAAAAAATCGACTATAAGAGCCATTGCTGAATATGCAGAAAAACAGGCTAAAGTAGTTGGAAAAGAGAATATATATGACTTTAGTTTGGGAAATCCTAACGTTCCAGCACCTGAGTATATTAAAGAAACTATAATTGATATTTTAAATAATGAGGATTCGTGTAGTGTACATGGGTATACAGCAGCCTATGGAGATCCGGAATCGAGAGAGTTAGTAGCCAAGAGTTTGAATAAGAGATTTGGTACAAACTTTTCGGGAAAAAATTTATTTATGACGGCCGGAGCAGCTGCATCAATAAGTATATGTTTTAAAGCATTAGGTGAAAGAGATGATGAATTTATAGCTTTTGCTCCCTACTTTCCTGAGTATAAATGTTTTGTTGAATCCACAGGGTCAAAGTTTGTAGCTGTTAAAGCGAATGTTTCTGATTTTCAGATTAATTTTTCAGAATTTGATAAGAGAATCAACGAACATACTAAAGCTGTTATTGTAAATTCTCCCAATAATCCAAGTGGTGCAGTTTATTCAGAGAAAACAATTATCAAGTTGGCAGATATATTAAAACAAAAAGAGAAAGAATATAATCATCCAATATTTTTGATATCTGATGAGCCTTATCGTGAGATAGCGTATGATAATGTTGAGGTACCATATCTACCCAAATATTATGATAATACTTTGGTATGTTATTCATACAGTAAATCTTTTTCATTGCCTGGTGAAAGAATTGGATATATAGTGGTTCCCAATGAAATCATTGATTTTGATGTAATATTTGCAGCTATTGCCGGTGCAGCCAGAGTTTTAACACATGTAAATGCTCCATCATTGTTTCAGAAAGTAGTTGCGAGATGTGCGGGCCTGCCTTCAGATATAAGTACATATGAAAATAACAAAGATATATTATATAATGGTTTGATTGAAGCTGGATTTTCATGTGTAAAACCAGATGGGGCATTTTACTTATTTCCCAAATCATTAGAAGCTGACGATGAGGCTTTTTGTGAAAAGGCAAAAAAATATAATTTATTGCTTGTTCCGGGAAAGGATTTTGGTTGCCCAGGACATTTTAGAGCTGCTTATTGTATTAAAACTTCAACAATTGAAAAATCAATTCCTTTGTTTAAAAAATTAGCAGAGGAATATAAATAA